The Actinomycetes bacterium genome includes a window with the following:
- a CDS encoding VOC family protein — protein MPAFPALTHVAVTVTDLERSTQWYSQLFGSEPVLDEDETTGGFHHTVYLIGGGQLFGLHTHEKGTGDKFSEYQTGLDHVSFGCADRAELVGWADRLDQLGITHGGVVDAHYGSGLSFRDPDGIALEFFAPPAA, from the coding sequence GTGCCTGCTTTTCCCGCTCTCACCCACGTCGCCGTGACCGTGACCGACCTCGAGCGCAGCACCCAGTGGTACAGCCAGCTCTTCGGCTCGGAGCCGGTCCTCGACGAGGACGAGACGACCGGTGGGTTCCACCACACGGTCTACCTCATCGGCGGCGGCCAGCTCTTCGGCCTGCACACCCACGAGAAGGGCACCGGGGACAAGTTCTCGGAGTACCAGACCGGCCTGGACCACGTGTCCTTCGGCTGCGCCGACCGCGCCGAGCTGGTGGGCTGGGCCGACCGCCTGGACCAGCTCGGCATCACCCACGGCGGCGTCGTGGACGCGCACTACGGCTCCGGGCTCTCGTTCCGCGACCCGGACGGCATCGCGCTGGAGTTCTTCGCCCCGCCGGCTGCCTGA